Proteins encoded together in one Bacteroides ovatus window:
- a CDS encoding glycoside hydrolase family 127 protein produces the protein MINKKLITTVLCLCPAFVSMTHAQDKLYPELFPLSDVQLLDGPFKHAQDLNRSVLLEYDVDRLLAPFLIEAGLKPKAEKFPNWPGLDGHVAGHYLSAMAMNYRAGDGEEFKRRMEYMLSELYKCQQANGDGYIGGIPNGKAGWKEIKKGNVGIIWKYWAPWYNLHKLYAGLRDAWLYADSELAKKMFLDYCDWGIGVISGLNDEQMEQMLNNEFGGMNEVFADAYQISGDTKYLDAAKRFSHKWLFESMRDGKDNLDNKHANTQVPKAVGYQRVAELSVQAKRSGDAVDYTRAAYFFWQTVTANRSLAFGGNSRREHFPDDADYLSYVDDREGPESCNTYNMLRLTEGLFRKDPKAAYADFYERALFNHILSTQHPVHGGYVYFTPARPAHYRVYSAPNEAMWCCVGTGMENHGKYGEFIYAHTGDSLYVNLFISSRLEWKKRRISLTQTTSFPNEGKTCLTITAKKSTKFPLFVRKPGWVGDGKVIITVNGKSIETTTAANSYYTINRKWKNGDVVEVQMPMNIRIEELKHHPEYIAIMRGPILLGANVGKENLNGLVASDHRWGHIAHGPLVSLFDTPMIIGDREKILQKLSQMKPVAGKPCTFTVPGLFEDKYAELELQPFASLHDCRYMIYWLSMSDSQYRSYQAEKKDAEKKRLQLDARTVDMVTCGEQQPEIDHNVKSNRSGTGNTHGAAWRKANNDGYFTYELSTNGKATLSLCVTYWGNENGNCRFSILINDQLLTNENLQNKWNSDKFMTVEYPIPTQMLKGKQQVSVTFKSQKGTTAGPIYSLRLLNQQWE, from the coding sequence ATGATTAACAAGAAACTGATAACAACCGTTCTCTGCCTTTGTCCGGCTTTCGTCAGCATGACCCATGCTCAGGACAAACTCTATCCCGAACTCTTTCCGCTGAGTGATGTGCAACTGCTTGACGGACCATTTAAACATGCCCAAGATCTCAACCGCAGCGTACTACTGGAATATGACGTTGACAGACTATTGGCTCCGTTCCTCATCGAGGCCGGATTGAAACCTAAAGCTGAAAAATTCCCCAACTGGCCGGGGCTGGATGGCCATGTGGCTGGTCACTATCTCTCCGCCATGGCGATGAACTACAGAGCCGGAGATGGCGAGGAGTTCAAGCGGAGGATGGAATATATGCTCAGCGAACTGTACAAATGCCAGCAAGCCAATGGTGACGGATACATTGGCGGTATTCCCAATGGTAAGGCGGGATGGAAGGAGATAAAGAAAGGAAATGTTGGCATAATATGGAAATATTGGGCTCCTTGGTACAATCTCCACAAACTCTATGCCGGACTACGCGATGCATGGCTCTATGCCGATAGTGAATTGGCAAAGAAGATGTTCTTGGATTACTGTGACTGGGGAATCGGTGTAATTAGCGGTCTCAACGATGAACAGATGGAGCAGATGCTTAACAATGAGTTTGGCGGTATGAACGAAGTGTTTGCCGATGCATATCAAATCTCGGGCGACACGAAATATCTCGATGCGGCGAAGCGATTTTCTCATAAATGGCTGTTTGAGAGCATGCGTGACGGAAAAGATAATCTCGACAATAAGCACGCCAACACCCAGGTGCCGAAAGCTGTCGGCTATCAGCGTGTAGCAGAACTGAGTGTCCAAGCGAAGCGCAGCGGCGATGCGGTAGACTACACTCGTGCGGCCTATTTCTTTTGGCAGACGGTCACAGCCAACCGATCACTCGCTTTCGGCGGCAACAGCCGTCGCGAACATTTCCCTGACGATGCTGATTATCTGAGTTATGTAGATGACCGCGAGGGACCGGAGTCATGCAACACCTACAATATGCTTCGGCTCACTGAAGGATTATTCAGAAAGGATCCTAAAGCAGCTTATGCCGATTTTTATGAACGCGCCTTGTTCAACCACATTCTTTCCACCCAGCATCCTGTTCACGGCGGATATGTCTATTTCACTCCCGCTCGTCCCGCCCACTACCGTGTTTACTCCGCTCCTAACGAGGCGATGTGGTGTTGCGTGGGTACCGGTATGGAAAACCATGGTAAGTATGGCGAGTTTATTTACGCCCACACTGGAGATTCGCTCTATGTCAACCTCTTCATCTCCTCGCGACTCGAATGGAAGAAGCGGAGGATCAGTCTAACACAGACTACTTCGTTTCCTAATGAAGGCAAAACGTGTCTCACCATCACAGCGAAGAAAAGCACGAAATTTCCATTGTTCGTACGTAAGCCGGGCTGGGTGGGCGATGGTAAGGTAATTATCACCGTCAACGGGAAAAGTATTGAGACAACAACCGCTGCCAACAGCTATTATACGATTAACAGAAAGTGGAAGAACGGCGATGTTGTGGAGGTGCAGATGCCGATGAATATACGTATTGAAGAATTGAAGCATCATCCCGAATACATAGCCATTATGCGTGGACCAATACTCCTGGGAGCTAACGTTGGGAAAGAAAACCTCAACGGTCTTGTTGCCAGCGACCACCGTTGGGGGCACATAGCTCACGGTCCGTTAGTATCTCTGTTCGACACACCGATGATTATCGGTGACAGAGAGAAAATTCTTCAGAAACTAAGTCAGATGAAACCCGTGGCAGGCAAGCCATGTACATTCACTGTGCCGGGTCTTTTTGAGGATAAGTATGCCGAGCTTGAGCTTCAGCCTTTCGCCTCTCTCCACGACTGCCGATATATGATATATTGGTTATCAATGTCCGACAGCCAATACCGCAGCTATCAAGCGGAGAAGAAGGATGCAGAAAAGAAGCGATTGCAACTAGACGCAAGAACGGTGGATATGGTGACCTGTGGTGAGCAACAGCCGGAGATTGACCACAATGTGAAGAGCAACCGATCTGGTACAGGCAATACTCATGGAGCCGCATGGCGCAAAGCCAATAACGATGGATATTTTACCTATGAGTTATCTACCAACGGCAAGGCCACCCTTTCGCTCTGTGTCACTTACTGGGGAAATGAAAACGGTAACTGTCGGTTCTCCATCCTTATTAACGATCAGCTCCTCACCAACGAAAATCTGCAAAACAAATGGAACTCTGACAAGTTTATGACTGTAGAGTACCCCATACCTACTCAGATGCTCAAAGGCAAACAGCAAGTGAGTGTCACATTCAAGTCGCAGAAGGGTACTACTGCCGGACCTATTTACAGCCTGCGCCTGCTAAACCAACAATGGGAATAA
- a CDS encoding TIM-barrel domain-containing protein: MRKFCFLLCLLAGTSEAATYTVKVGQGQVKVEWYADGVVRVVKTPTTAEFVRKSLAVTAAPKDIKVKVKETQDTLFLSDSRIQIAVAKHSGEIVYRMAKRAEIVREASEAVFTSVDDAGRKSWKVKQGFRLEKDEAIYGLGILQNGKMSQRGVNRQLRPGNTEDGVLFFQSEKGYGIYWDNYSPTNISDKGTEVAFSSEVGDAVDYYFIYGGNADGVVSGVRELTGDVPMLPLWSYGFMQSRERYKSQQELLDVLHRYRKDGVPIDCMIQDWQYWGNNYLWNAMEFMSESFPNPKAMIDEVHAQNAKCMISIWSSFGPMTKPYRQLDEKGLLFDIKTWPQSGISHQWPPRQDYPSGVRVYNCYSSEARDIYWENLKRIYDLGMDGWWMDSTEPDHFNWQPADFDRQTGMGSYRSVLCAFPLMTVGGVYDHQRAESDSSRVFILTRSCTFGQQRYGANVWSGDVVSTWDMLRKQVPAGLNFSLTGNPNFNSDLGGFFAGSYNRSWKGKPAYENPAYHELYARWTQQGVFTPMMRSHGADVPRELYYYGKAGEPVYDALLGAIKLRYRLLPYVYSTSWSVSKRRDTFMRALVMDFPTDTKAKSLNDEYMFGRAILATPILNAQYTPEVVRHDADANAGWDKNTGRTQMNAMENVDFSHPSEHTVYLPAGSRWYYFHNDKVYDGGQDVKLEIPFSEIPFFIRGGSILPIGPDVQYSGEKVWDNLEIRVYPGANAEFTLYEDRGDGYDYEQGKYSEIPMTWNNRTRTLTIHNRRGSFRGMTAKKTFRVTLPDSKQKTVDYNGKKIAIKL; this comes from the coding sequence ATGAGAAAATTTTGTTTTTTACTCTGTTTGCTGGCAGGGACAAGTGAAGCGGCCACTTATACAGTGAAAGTGGGGCAAGGACAAGTCAAGGTGGAATGGTATGCCGACGGTGTGGTGCGAGTGGTGAAGACACCTACTACGGCGGAGTTTGTAAGGAAAAGCCTCGCAGTGACTGCCGCTCCGAAGGACATTAAAGTCAAGGTAAAGGAGACGCAGGACACACTGTTCCTCTCGGACAGCCGCATACAGATTGCAGTGGCAAAACACAGTGGTGAGATTGTTTATCGCATGGCGAAGCGTGCAGAGATTGTTAGGGAAGCATCGGAAGCAGTGTTCACTTCGGTAGATGACGCTGGGCGTAAGTCGTGGAAAGTGAAGCAGGGATTCAGGTTAGAGAAAGACGAGGCTATATATGGTCTCGGCATATTGCAAAACGGAAAGATGTCACAGCGGGGAGTAAACAGACAGTTGCGACCGGGAAATACAGAGGACGGTGTGCTGTTCTTCCAGTCGGAAAAAGGATACGGAATATATTGGGATAATTATTCGCCTACAAATATTTCTGATAAAGGCACTGAAGTTGCTTTCTCGTCGGAAGTGGGCGATGCCGTAGACTATTATTTTATATATGGAGGTAATGCCGATGGAGTGGTGTCGGGCGTTCGTGAACTTACGGGCGATGTACCAATGCTGCCACTGTGGTCGTATGGATTTATGCAGAGCCGTGAGAGATATAAAAGTCAGCAGGAATTGCTTGATGTGCTTCATCGTTATCGTAAGGATGGAGTACCGATAGACTGTATGATTCAGGACTGGCAGTATTGGGGAAACAACTATCTGTGGAACGCTATGGAGTTTATGAGCGAGTCGTTTCCAAATCCTAAGGCGATGATTGACGAGGTCCATGCACAGAATGCTAAATGTATGATTTCTATTTGGTCGTCGTTTGGACCGATGACGAAGCCTTACCGCCAGCTTGATGAGAAAGGACTGTTGTTTGACATAAAGACATGGCCGCAGTCGGGCATCAGTCATCAGTGGCCTCCACGTCAGGATTATCCGAGTGGTGTAAGGGTGTATAACTGCTATTCTTCGGAAGCTCGTGATATATATTGGGAGAATCTGAAGCGCATCTACGATCTTGGAATGGACGGCTGGTGGATGGACAGTACAGAACCTGACCACTTCAATTGGCAACCAGCGGATTTCGACCGACAGACAGGTATGGGCAGCTATCGCAGTGTGTTGTGCGCCTTTCCGCTGATGACCGTTGGCGGTGTGTACGACCATCAGCGTGCTGAGAGCGACAGTTCACGTGTGTTTATACTTACTCGTTCATGCACCTTTGGTCAGCAGCGTTATGGTGCTAATGTGTGGAGCGGCGATGTAGTGTCTACATGGGATATGCTTAGAAAGCAGGTTCCCGCAGGGTTGAATTTTTCACTTACCGGCAATCCTAATTTTAATTCTGACCTCGGTGGATTTTTCGCCGGTTCATACAACCGTTCGTGGAAAGGTAAGCCTGCCTACGAGAATCCCGCCTATCATGAGCTTTATGCCCGTTGGACACAGCAGGGAGTGTTTACTCCAATGATGCGCAGTCATGGTGCAGACGTACCTCGCGAGTTGTATTATTATGGTAAGGCAGGCGAACCTGTTTATGATGCCCTCCTAGGAGCGATAAAGTTGCGTTATCGTCTCTTGCCTTATGTTTATAGCACGTCATGGAGCGTGAGTAAGCGGCGTGATACGTTTATGCGTGCCTTGGTGATGGACTTCCCTACTGACACAAAGGCTAAGAGTCTCAACGATGAGTATATGTTCGGTCGCGCCATCCTTGCCACTCCTATACTCAATGCGCAGTACACGCCGGAGGTTGTTCGCCACGATGCCGATGCTAATGCGGGATGGGACAAAAATACGGGGAGGACCCAAATGAATGCAATGGAAAATGTGGATTTCAGCCATCCCTCGGAGCATACAGTCTATCTGCCCGCCGGCAGCCGATGGTATTATTTCCATAACGACAAGGTATACGATGGAGGTCAGGACGTGAAACTTGAGATTCCGTTCAGCGAGATTCCTTTCTTCATCCGTGGTGGTTCGATATTGCCGATAGGCCCTGATGTACAGTATAGTGGCGAGAAGGTGTGGGATAATCTTGAGATACGTGTTTATCCCGGAGCTAATGCCGAGTTTACGCTATATGAAGATCGTGGTGACGGCTATGACTATGAACAGGGCAAATACAGCGAGATTCCCATGACATGGAACAACCGCACACGCACGCTCACGATACACAACCGCCGAGGTTCATTCCGTGGCATGACTGCTAAGAAAACATTCAGGGTGACGTTGCCGGATAGTAAACAAAAGACGGTAGATTACAATGGCAAGAAAATCGCTATAAAGCTATAA
- a CDS encoding helix-turn-helix domain-containing protein has translation MTEAQRLELEKGFRAGKSHTYRMPCRAILLKSQDLKSEDVGSQTEMTLVSVNAWVKRFESEGIAGLETRPGRGRKPIMDCLDKEAVRKAIEQSRQSVKKAKESWQQASGKEASESTFRAFLSALARDIDV, from the coding sequence TTGACAGAGGCGCAACGTCTGGAATTGGAAAAAGGTTTCCGTGCTGGCAAGAGCCATACATACCGTATGCCTTGCCGCGCAATTCTTTTGAAATCACAGGATCTGAAATCAGAGGATGTCGGCTCGCAAACGGAAATGACACTTGTATCTGTAAATGCTTGGGTGAAACGCTTCGAGTCAGAAGGAATTGCAGGTTTGGAAACACGTCCAGGACGTGGGCGAAAGCCAATAATGGACTGCTTGGACAAAGAAGCGGTTCGCAAAGCCATCGAGCAGAGCAGGCAGAGCGTGAAGAAAGCCAAGGAATCCTGGCAGCAGGCCTCCGGAAAGGAAGCGAGCGAGAGTACGTTCCGAGCTTTTTTATCCGCATTGGCACGAGATATAGACGTATAA
- the galB gene encoding beta-galactosidase GalB — MRRFFYFKLLFMAIMLLVGTDAVATNKTLTRNGQPACESFNDNWRFCRYGLQPDGGRIDEPKGLEKPAFDDSRWRKLELPHDWAIEGPFRIELAGEMGKLPYKAIGWYRKNFTLDKSDAGRRIYIDFDGAMCYTEVWVNGTFVGEWPYGYNSFRFDLTPYVKFGEDNLIAVKLNTEKFDSRWYSGAGIYRNVWLTKTEQVHVGHWGTFVTTPEVSTVAAKVNVETTIENHTSVVKTVSVETSIYVLDADDRLRGRAARLENKEVAVRANGSMKVNIGGEIKSPKLWEVDSPNRYAAVTRLYTDGKLIDEYRTAFGVRTIEFTARDGFKLNGKVTVIKGTCNHHDLGALGAAFNLSALKRQFRILREMGDNALRCSHNPPAPEFLHLADKMGFLVMDEAFDAWAAGKRKSDYARMYEQWHEKDLKAMIHRDRNHPCVVLWSIGNEVIEQRGVEITKHLADIARREDSTRPLTAGYNDPDGARDVGAPLSLDVMGINYFYGGQERFEKDPRYKDMPTLCAETSSQVSTRGFYTFNYDRDALQNYQISSYDYRHKGQLNTGWMCPPDAMFRMFEEKPHLMGEFVWTGFDYLGEPTPYNSDETVLTNYRHDKAKQAEVAKELEELRKKTPPSRSSYFGIVDLAGFPKDRYYLYQSHWRPDYPMAHILPHWTWPERVGQKVPVHVYTSGDEAELFLNGKSLGRKKKVARQDYRLVWHDVAYEPGEIKVVAYKDGKEWATAVQRTALEAATLQLSADRNKITCDGKDLAFITLKVCDAQGTLVPRSDATVKFSVEGPAEIIATDNGDATSFESFQSPQRKAFNGMALAIVRTKKGETGTIRVKAESNGLQAGEVIIKSRK, encoded by the coding sequence ATGAGAAGATTTTTTTATTTCAAATTGCTATTTATGGCAATTATGCTGCTGGTTGGCACTGATGCGGTCGCAACGAACAAGACACTGACACGCAACGGACAACCGGCTTGCGAGAGTTTTAATGACAACTGGCGTTTCTGCCGCTATGGCCTACAGCCTGATGGAGGGCGAATTGATGAACCTAAGGGACTGGAAAAGCCGGCTTTTGATGACAGTCGATGGAGGAAATTGGAGTTGCCACACGATTGGGCTATCGAAGGACCGTTCCGTATAGAACTGGCGGGAGAGATGGGAAAACTGCCTTACAAGGCCATCGGATGGTATAGGAAGAATTTCACTTTAGACAAGAGCGATGCAGGACGGAGGATATATATTGACTTTGATGGTGCGATGTGTTATACCGAGGTATGGGTGAATGGGACGTTCGTGGGCGAATGGCCGTATGGATACAATTCATTCCGTTTCGACCTTACGCCATACGTGAAGTTCGGCGAAGACAATCTTATAGCCGTGAAATTGAACACAGAGAAGTTTGACTCTCGCTGGTATTCGGGAGCGGGAATCTACCGCAACGTATGGTTGACGAAGACCGAACAGGTGCATGTCGGGCATTGGGGGACATTCGTGACTACTCCTGAGGTGAGCACCGTTGCGGCGAAGGTGAATGTAGAGACAACAATAGAAAACCATACATCGGTGGTGAAGACTGTCAGTGTGGAAACAAGCATATATGTTTTGGATGCTGATGACCGTCTGCGTGGCAGGGCGGCACGATTGGAGAATAAAGAAGTGGCGGTGAGAGCTAACGGCAGCATGAAAGTGAACATCGGAGGCGAGATAAAGAGTCCCAAGTTATGGGAAGTGGACTCGCCCAACCGCTATGCGGCTGTCACACGATTATATACAGACGGAAAGCTGATTGACGAATACCGCACCGCCTTTGGCGTGCGTACCATTGAGTTTACGGCTCGCGACGGGTTTAAACTCAACGGAAAGGTGACGGTGATAAAGGGCACGTGCAACCACCACGACCTTGGGGCTCTGGGCGCAGCGTTTAATCTGAGTGCGCTGAAACGACAGTTCCGCATACTGCGCGAGATGGGGGACAACGCTCTACGATGCTCGCATAATCCGCCGGCTCCGGAGTTTTTGCATTTGGCAGACAAGATGGGATTTCTCGTGATGGACGAAGCCTTCGACGCATGGGCGGCAGGCAAGCGTAAAAGTGATTACGCCCGTATGTATGAGCAGTGGCATGAAAAGGATTTGAAGGCGATGATACATCGAGACCGCAACCATCCATGTGTCGTGCTGTGGTCGATAGGCAACGAGGTGATAGAGCAGCGCGGGGTGGAGATAACGAAACACCTTGCCGACATCGCCCGCCGCGAAGATTCGACCCGTCCGCTGACTGCGGGATATAACGACCCTGACGGAGCGCGTGACGTGGGAGCACCGCTGTCGCTCGACGTGATGGGAATAAACTATTTCTACGGCGGGCAGGAGCGATTTGAGAAAGACCCACGATACAAGGATATGCCGACACTGTGCGCAGAGACTTCGTCACAGGTAAGCACTCGTGGTTTTTACACTTTTAATTACGATCGCGATGCATTGCAGAACTATCAGATTTCGTCTTACGACTACCGTCACAAGGGACAGCTGAACACGGGATGGATGTGTCCGCCCGACGCTATGTTCCGCATGTTTGAGGAGAAGCCTCACCTGATGGGTGAGTTTGTGTGGACGGGATTTGACTATTTGGGTGAGCCTACGCCGTATAATTCTGACGAGACGGTATTGACCAACTATCGCCATGACAAGGCGAAGCAGGCTGAGGTGGCTAAGGAACTGGAGGAACTGAGAAAAAAGACTCCGCCATCACGCAGCAGTTACTTCGGCATTGTGGACTTGGCGGGATTTCCGAAAGACCGATATTATCTCTATCAGTCGCACTGGCGGCCTGACTATCCGATGGCTCACATCCTGCCTCACTGGACTTGGCCAGAGAGAGTGGGGCAAAAAGTTCCGGTGCATGTATATACATCGGGGGATGAGGCGGAGCTGTTCCTAAACGGCAAGAGCCTCGGACGCAAGAAGAAGGTGGCGCGACAAGATTATCGACTGGTGTGGCATGACGTGGCGTACGAGCCGGGCGAGATAAAGGTGGTTGCATATAAGGACGGCAAGGAGTGGGCGACGGCTGTGCAGCGCACAGCATTGGAAGCTGCCACTCTGCAACTCTCTGCTGATCGCAACAAGATAACATGTGATGGCAAGGATCTCGCTTTCATCACGCTGAAGGTCTGCGATGCGCAGGGTACACTTGTGCCACGAAGCGATGCGACGGTGAAGTTCTCTGTGGAGGGACCTGCTGAAATCATCGCCACCGACAATGGTGACGCCACGTCGTTTGAGTCGTTTCAGTCACCGCAGCGCAAGGCGTTTAACGGAATGGCGCTCGCAATAGTACGGACAAAGAAAGGCGAGACGGGAACAATCCGAGTGAAAGCCGAAAGTAACGGATTGCAGGCTGGCGAGGTGATAATAAAATCGAGGAAGTAA
- a CDS encoding TIM-barrel domain-containing protein, translating to MKIKNIFLLCLLGSAMPVDAAANKVEIKREGGNIVMLPMNDNAIRIQVAGSVGVQPDELIYVNKVENVKYSVCERGGTTTLKVKNMTAVYDAATDAIAFTDAKGKVLLKEISHGRTMRESEVQGEATTAVAQRFFSPADEYLFGTGQFQDGYVNVRGLSRRLTQVNTQISIPFVLSNKGYALLWNNYGLTEFNPASQSKVLNPVECMGKTITVDVTSTKGNKKETRNINAFEAEIEVAETGEYSILMDVGQRMARKHKVIIDGKTMVDINNLWLPPTTSFMTRLTKGRHKVVVEGEKRDKPTVYWRKNINETELRSPVSTGIDYTVFAGSPDEVIASYRQLSGNAPMMPLWAMGYIHCRERYKTQQELLENAKEFRKRDIPIDMIVQDWQYWGKYGWNAMRFDEENYPDPAQMVRELHNENIRLMISVWAKVDEESAVGAKAKELGYLLPGIDWVDFFNSKAADYYWANFSNGLLKPYGIDAWWQDATEPENDDLQGRRINNQQWPGEVYRNAFPMFVNRTVFTGLRKDAPEKRVMILTRSGFPGLQRYAAATWSGDVGHDWETLRRQIAGGLGQMAAGLPWWTFDAGGFFRPWNQYESPEYHEMFLRWLQVGAFLPLMRVHGYMSDTEPWRYGELVERVARKYITLRYSLMPYIYSNAARVTNEGYTIMRPLVMDFPDDEHALQQKYEYMFGSSLLVSPIVEPNVNSWTTYLPKSSDWYDFRTGKRYSGGTSVTTTESIETMPVFVRSGSIILMAQGKRYAADKSAAPLTIRIYPGRDCTFSFYEDDGETYNCERGERSLIQFTWSESKQQLTIAKREGQYKGMPENRTFIVMFPDGQQKAVKYFGKKTIMRKNNNIIII from the coding sequence ATGAAAATAAAGAATATATTTCTGCTATGTCTTCTCGGCTCGGCAATGCCGGTTGATGCTGCCGCCAATAAGGTGGAGATAAAACGTGAGGGCGGAAATATCGTAATGCTTCCGATGAACGACAACGCAATCAGAATACAAGTGGCCGGCTCGGTTGGTGTGCAGCCCGATGAACTGATATATGTGAACAAAGTGGAAAACGTGAAATATTCTGTCTGTGAACGTGGTGGCACGACTACGTTGAAAGTTAAGAATATGACGGCCGTATATGACGCTGCCACCGATGCCATTGCATTCACCGATGCGAAGGGGAAGGTGTTGCTCAAAGAAATCTCCCACGGACGAACAATGAGAGAATCGGAGGTGCAAGGAGAAGCAACCACCGCTGTCGCTCAGCGATTCTTCTCGCCTGCAGACGAATATCTTTTCGGTACGGGACAGTTTCAGGATGGATATGTCAATGTGCGCGGTCTTTCTCGTCGGCTCACTCAGGTGAATACCCAGATTTCCATCCCGTTCGTTTTGTCGAACAAAGGCTACGCTCTGCTGTGGAACAACTACGGTCTCACGGAGTTCAATCCCGCCTCTCAGTCTAAGGTTCTGAATCCTGTGGAATGCATGGGCAAGACAATCACCGTCGATGTCACCTCCACCAAAGGCAACAAGAAAGAGACGCGCAACATCAACGCTTTTGAGGCGGAGATAGAGGTGGCGGAAACAGGAGAATATTCCATACTGATGGATGTTGGCCAGAGGATGGCACGCAAACATAAGGTAATTATAGACGGCAAGACTATGGTGGATATCAACAATCTGTGGCTGCCGCCCACAACATCTTTCATGACCCGACTCACGAAGGGTCGTCACAAGGTGGTGGTCGAGGGTGAGAAGCGCGACAAGCCTACTGTATACTGGAGAAAGAACATCAATGAAACGGAATTGCGATCGCCAGTATCCACCGGCATCGACTACACGGTGTTCGCAGGCAGTCCCGATGAGGTGATAGCCAGTTACCGACAGCTCTCGGGCAATGCTCCGATGATGCCGTTATGGGCGATGGGCTACATCCACTGCCGCGAGCGATACAAGACGCAGCAGGAGTTGCTGGAGAATGCCAAGGAATTTCGTAAGCGCGACATCCCTATCGACATGATTGTACAGGACTGGCAATACTGGGGAAAATACGGTTGGAACGCCATGCGATTTGATGAAGAGAATTATCCCGATCCGGCACAAATGGTGAGGGAGTTGCACAATGAGAATATCCGATTGATGATTTCCGTTTGGGCGAAAGTGGACGAGGAATCGGCTGTCGGAGCGAAAGCAAAAGAGCTGGGATATCTGTTGCCAGGAATAGACTGGGTGGACTTCTTCAATTCCAAGGCTGCCGACTACTACTGGGCGAATTTCAGTAACGGACTGCTCAAACCATACGGTATCGATGCATGGTGGCAGGACGCCACTGAACCAGAGAACGATGACCTGCAGGGACGGCGGATAAACAACCAGCAGTGGCCGGGTGAGGTGTACCGTAATGCGTTCCCGATGTTTGTCAACCGCACTGTGTTCACCGGACTGAGAAAGGATGCTCCCGAGAAGCGAGTGATGATACTCACTCGTAGCGGATTTCCCGGACTACAGCGTTATGCCGCTGCTACATGGTCGGGCGACGTTGGTCACGATTGGGAGACTCTGCGCCGACAAATAGCGGGCGGACTAGGACAGATGGCAGCCGGACTGCCTTGGTGGACTTTTGATGCGGGAGGATTTTTCCGTCCGTGGAACCAATACGAAAGCCCGGAGTATCACGAGATGTTTCTGCGCTGGCTTCAGGTGGGAGCATTTCTGCCGCTGATGCGAGTGCACGGATATATGAGCGACACCGAGCCATGGCGTTACGGCGAGCTGGTGGAGAGGGTAGCTCGAAAATACATCACCCTTCGTTATTCGCTCATGCCTTACATTTATAGCAATGCCGCTCGCGTCACCAACGAAGGTTACACCATTATGCGACCGTTGGTGATGGACTTCCCCGATGATGAGCATGCGCTGCAACAGAAGTACGAATATATGTTTGGCTCGTCGTTGCTTGTTTCTCCAATAGTTGAGCCAAACGTCAATAGCTGGACGACTTATCTCCCTAAGTCCTCCGACTGGTATGACTTCCGCACCGGCAAGCGTTACTCCGGCGGCACATCTGTGACAACCACTGAGAGCATTGAGACGATGCCCGTCTTCGTCCGATCCGGCTCCATTATCCTTATGGCTCAAGGCAAGCGTTATGCCGCCGACAAGTCAGCCGCTCCGCTTACCATTCGCATCTATCCTGGCAGAGACTGCACCTTCTCATTCTACGAAGATGATGGAGAAACCTACAACTGCGAGCGCGGCGAACGCTCCCTCATCCAGTTCACGTGGAGTGAGTCCAAGCAGCAGCTCACCATCGCCAAGCGTGAAGGACAGTATAAGGGAATGCCCGAAAACCGGACGTTCATAGTGATGTTCCCCGACGGACAGCAGAAGGCAGTGAAGTATTTTGGGAAAAAAACAATAATGAGAAAAAACAATAACATTATAATAATATGA